The following DNA comes from Synechococcus sp. CC9616.
TCGGCTTTTGATCACCCCCTCACTGGTGCATGGAGACCTCTGGGGGGGCAATGCAGGTGCTCTTTCGGACGGCCGAGGCACAATTTTCGACCCCGCAGCCTGGTGGGCTCACCACGAAGTTGATCTGGCAATGACGCACCTGTTCGGTGGATTTTCAAAGGATTTCTATCGTGCGTACAACTCAGTGATTCCTGCTCAGCAGGGATTTGAAGATCGAATCGAGATCTACAACTTTTATCACCTGCTGAATCACGCCAATCTCTTCGGCGGTGGCTACATCGAACAATCAAAGGCTTGTTTGAGAAGCCTTGTCAGACGCCTGATTTGAGCGTCATGGATCAACCGAGATATTCCTGCCTGAGGGTTTGAACTTTTTTGATCAGAGCGTTGCGCTTGTCGCTGGTGGTGAGATTTTTCCAGCTCCATTGACCGACGACGACCACACCCAGGAGTTCCAGCAGACCGGGAACGACAGGAAGAAGATTGATGGTGTCCAGAATCCCTTTGATCAGAATCTGGGCAACGATGACGGCAGCGAAGATTCCGACGATCTTGCCGATACGCCCCATCTGATTCCAGTCAACTTGGTCGAGGGTCTCGTTCACTTTCCCGAGCACATCGCTGTAGCGCTCCGCGAACGATGTGCCCTCATCAGGGGCCCCAGTTCCGCTATCAACTGCCGAATCCTGAGTTTCAGCGGCATCCTTCACTTCAGTGGTGGCGTCACTCATGGGGTCGAGGGGCTCACTTAAATGGTCAGCTGAGCGTATCGGTGAGATGCACTTTGTGCCATCGCTGCTGTGCCTGAATCATCAATGCCTCACGGTTCTTGATTGCAATTTCCGTGCAAGATATCCAGAGGAGGGATGCGCCCTGTTGCTTGGTCCCATCCCAACGCAATCGCATTGGCTGGTGAACACGGTCTGGCCCTGTTGCAACGTCTGGCAGCCGCCAGAGGAGCGGACCAGCTGTTTTGCCATTGATCCGCGGGAACAGCTGGCAGCACAGCGCTGGGCACGTGGCAAGGGCCTGCAGCCACTTGCCGTGGCCCATTCACATCCCGGAACAGCGGCGTTCCCATCAGAGCAGGACCGGCGGCTTGGTCTCCCCGAAGCACTGATGCTGATCACGGATCGCGATGGTCTTCCGCGCGCCTGGTGGCTGGATGCGGATCGTCGGGTCACGTCGATCCCGATGGAGGTCTGGGACAGTGGTCGAAGCCAGGGGGCCTGCTTGTGACCACCTCCTCGACAGGAAGCAACAACGATCTGACGCCCGCTGAACGGGAGCGTTACTCCCGTCATCTGCTGCTCCCTGAAGTGGGAACCGATGGTCAGAAGCGTCTCCGAGCTGCATCTGTCCTGTGTGTTGGTTGTGGAGGACTTGGCTCGCCCCTTCTTCTTTATCTCGCTGCAGCTGGTGTTGGTCGTATCGGCATTGTGGACGGTGATGTTGTCGAGCTCTCGAACCTGCAGCGTCAGGTGATTCATGGTGAAGGCTGGCTGGGTCGCTCGAAAGCGCAATCCGCAGCCAGTCGCATCGCTGATCTCAATTCGGGTTGCCGGGTCGACGTCCATGAGCAGATGCTCTCGATCGAGAACGCTCTGGATCTGATCGCTCCCTACGACCTGGTGTGCGACGGAACCGACAACTTCCCGACCCGTTTTCTGGTGAACGATGCCTGTGTGTTGCTTGGCAAGCCACTGATCTACGGCTCGGTGCAGCGGTTCGTCGGACAGGTCAGTGTGTTTAATCGAACGGCTGACAGCCCCAACTACAGAGATCTGTTGACGGAACCCCCGCCGCCCGGGGAAGTGCCCTCCTGCGCAGAAGCCGGTGTGATGGGCGTCATGCCAGGGCTGATCGGTTTGCTCCAGGCGAGCGAAGCCATCAAGCTGATCACAGACATCGGTCTCCCCCTCGATGGCCGTCTGCTTGTGGTGGATGCCCTGACGATGCGTTTCCGGGAGTTGACCCTCAAGGTGGATCCGGCTCGGCAGCCGATCGAGAACCTGATTGACTACCGCCAGTTCTGCCGCCCGGAGTTGCTTGCGATGGACAGCATCAGTGTCACCGAGCTCAATGCATTGCTGGAGGCCGAAGCGGATGATGTGGTCCTCATCGACGTGCGGAACCCCTCCGAGGCAGAGGTGGCGTCGATTGCGGGGAGTCATTTGATTCCCATGTCAACCATCGAAAACGGAGAGGCCGTGGATCAGGTGCGATCGCTGGCGCAGGGCAAACGTCTTTACGTGCACTGCAAGCTGGGTGGACGCTCGGCTCGTGCCGTTCAGATGCTGGGGAGCCACGGCATCGAGGCCATCAACGTCGACGGCGGCATCGACGCCTGGGCTCAGCTCATCGATGCGGAGATGGCCCGCTATTGATGGAGGTCAGTAGTCCACCCCGCGTTTGAGATCGACGCCCTGCTCGGCGTAATGCTTGTGGCACACCATTTCGGAGTGAATGCTGGCGAGGTCGAAGTAGGCAGGTGGCGTTTTGCACCGGCCCGTGATGATCACTTCCGTCTCCAGGGGTTTGCGCAGGAGTGTCTGAACAATCGGTTCTACCGGTAGAAGCTCAAGATCCACCGTCGGGTTGAGCTCATCGAGAATCACAGTTTTGTAGAGACCACTCGAAATGGCAGCCCGTGCGATTTCCCAGGCTCGCTCCGCTTCCACGTAATCGATCGGTTCTTGCTGGCCGCGCCAGACGATGGCATCCCGCCCGGAGCGCAGGTGATCCACCAGATGTGGGTAACTTTCCCGCAGGGCGGCGATGGCCGCGTCCTCGGTGTATCCCGTTCCCCCCTTGAGCCACTGCAGGATCAACACCCTGTGACTTTTGTCCTGACTGATGCCTCGCCCGATGGCCTGCAGCGCTTTGCCCAGGGCACTGGTTGATTTGCCTTTTCCCTCGCCGGTGTAGATCTCGATCCCACTGCTCATGGTCAAAGGGATCACGTGGTCGTTGTCCAGACCCGGACGACGATGGGCCCGCATTTCCGAATGGAGATCTGCCTCCTGGATCAGAGGGGCTGGTGCGGCACGACCGGTGACGATGATCTCCATTCCTTCCGGACGGTTCGCCAGGGTTCTGACCACGTCATCGATGTCCAGCAGTCCGAGATCCAGCACTGGATTCAGTTCATCGAGCACGACGACGGAGTAAAGGGCGCTGGCGATTGCCCCCTTGGCGATCACCCAACCCCTCTCGGCCTCTTCCCGGTCAAAACGGGTGGATTCCTCAGCGGTGAAATGGTCAGCCCGCCCTGTGCGGAGCTGATCGATCAGATGGGGAAATCCCTGCTGTAGTGCTTCTATCGCAGCATCTTCGTCGTAAGAGCGGCCAGGTCCTTTGAGGAAACGCAGCAGCAGAACCCGGGTCCGACGCTGTTCACAGATGCCGAGTCCAATGGTTCGAAGCACAACACCAAGGGCGGCCTGGCTTTTGCCCTTCCCCTCTCCGTCGTAGACGTGCAGCTGTCCCTGGCTGCGTTCTCGGCTGTCCGCCGCGGTAACAATGCCGATGCTCCGGGGCATGGACGCAGCTCTTACGGTTGGAGCCTAACGAGATCGTTCAGGTTGTCCCGCTGATGTTCCGGCTGCAGGAAACGTTGCCAGCTCGGGAGGCCGAACAGCTTGAGCGGCTGAGGCATTGGTTCAGGCAGTGGCAGCCTGATCGTCCATTGATCTGTGTGGCCTATTCCGGTGGTGTCGACAGCACCTTGGTGGCTGCAATCGCCCATGAGCAGCAGGGCGAATGTGCCCTTGCCGTGACTGGAGTGTCTCCCGCCCTGGCCCCCCACCTGTTGCAGGAGGCGAGAACTCAGGCAGGTTGGATCGGAATCCGGCACCAGGAGTGCAGGACCCGCGAACTTGATAATCCTGCGTACCGCAGCAATCCTCAGGATCGCTGTTACGCCTGCAAGCAGGAACTGCATGAGCACCTGAGTCAGGTGATTGCCGCTGCCGAGGGCGGCTTGGTGATCGATGGTGTCAATCTCGACGATCTCGGGGATCACCGGCCTGGAATCCAGGCCGCACGGGAGGCTGGCGTTCGTTCTCCCCTGGCGGAATTAGGAATCGACAAGGCCGCGATTCGCCAACTCTCACAAGCGCTGGGTTTCCCTTGGTGGGATAAACCTGCGCAGCCATGCCTGGCATCGCGGTTTCCCTACGGAGAATCGATTACGGCAGATCGTCTGCGCCGGGTTGGAGCTGCTGAGGCATGGCTGATCCAGCGAGGCTTCAATCGCATCAGAGTGCGTAGTCAGGGATTGGCGGCGCGCATCGAAATTCCGCGCGATCAGATCAGCACCCTGATTGCACTGGCCGAAAAAGAGCCTTTGGTGTCTGAGTTGATGGCTCTGGGATTCACGTCGGTGAGTGTTGACCTTGAAGGTCTGGTCAGCGGCAAACTCAATCGCCGCTGATCAGTTCAGAGTCATCTCAGAGCGGCATCCTCTCGATCACAACGGATCAGATCGAGATGGACATCGGGCTGGGCGTCCGAATTTCCGTTGTCAATGCAGCTGGCGTTTCCCGCAGAAAACTTCTGAGGGCATGCCGGCTTGCCCGTAGTTCTTCGCTCATCACACGGCAGGCTTCCTCCGGCATGGTGTGATCCCCACAGGTGAACACGTCAACGGCGGCGTAGCCGTTCTCCGGCCAGGTGTGAATCGAGATGTGGGATTCGGCCAAGAGAGCAAGGCCTGTCACACCCTGGGGCTCAAACCGGTGGGTGATGAGATTGAGGAGAGTGGCGCCAGCACGTTTTGCAGCGGTCGTGATGGCGGTTCTCAGAAAAGCTTCGTCGTTGAGTCTGGTCTGGTCGCAGTCGTAGAGCTCGAGGATGCAGTGTTTGCCAACCATGTCAGTGGCACCGGATGTGGCAGCTGGCTCGCTTCCGTTGGGTTGGTTGTCACCCCATCCCGGGTTGGGATGCAAGTCAGACAGGCTCTGCTTCATCAGGCGTCAGCGCAAAATGGCCTCAAAGACTATCTGACGTTCAGAGCATTGTTGAGGTCTGATTCATTCAGGATCTGAGCTTCCTGACGCCAGCCCCCGTCGAAGGCCTCGAGATGGGTGGCACTGACCAAACACTGGTGTGACGTCCCAACAGCTTCCAGCAGAAGCTGCTGTCGCGTGGGATCGAGTTCGGCCAGAACATCGTCCAGCAGAAGCAGTGGTGGTTCCCCGCAGAGCTGAGTCAAAAGCTCAAGTTCTGCCAGCTTTAGCGCCAGCACCAGAGTGCGCTGTTGGCCGGCCGACCCGAATCGACGCGCCGGAGATCCACTCAGCATCAGCTCGATTTCATCGCGGTGAGGTCCCACCCTGCAGCTGCCCAGCCGTTCCTCTTCGGGCCGCTGTTGTTTGAGCTGTTCTTCGATGGCCAATCGCCATGGCTCTTCAGCCTCGTCCGCCTCGAGGGTGCTGCCGGGCCGATACCTCAGTTCCAGTTTTTCGGTGCCTTGGCTGAGATGCTCCTGCCATTGCCGTGCCAATGGCTCCAGTCGATGCAGGGCACGTTGTCGCCGCCTGTGGATGCGCGTGCTCACAAGAGCCATCTGCAGGTCAAAAGCATCCAGTAGGCCGGCCCGCTCCTGGTTGCTCACGGTGGCGATGCGTTTCCACAGCTGACTGCGTTGACGCAGCAAGCGACTGAAGCGGCTGATCAGGTCGGCATAGATCGGCTCCAGCTGCAGCACCACGCGATCCAGCCACTGCCGCCTCAGGGCGGGCTCCCCCCGCACCAGGTCGAGATCGAGCGCGCTGAAACCGATGCAGCGCAGGGGGCCGATCAGATCCATCTGACGGTTCAGCAGCTTTCCGTTACGGCGGGCCTGGCGTCCCCCACTGCGCCGCAGTTCCAACTCCAGGCGATCTCCTTCTCTGAGCTCGGCTCGCAGTGTGGCCTGGGAGGCGGACCATTGGATCAGATCCCTGTCCTGGCTGCAGCGATGGGATCGCAGCGTGCCCAGCAGTTCCACGGCCTCCAGGAGGTTTGATTTCCCAATCCCGTTCGAGCCGATCACCAACAGCCTGGGGTGGGTCAGTTCCAGCTGCAGGTTTGTCTGGTTGCGGAACCCCCGCAGCGTCAGCTCTTTAAGCCGGATGGGTCCCTGAGCAACGTGTGGGTAAGGTACCCGTAACGGAACGACCTAGGGTCGATCTTCCGCTGCGGCCCCGTGCCGTTCAGTGGGCATGTAGCTCAGTTGGATAGAGCATCAGATTCCGGTTCTGAGGGTCGGGGGTTCAAGTCCCTCCATGCTCGTGTTTCATTCCGGCTTGCGGGCTGGCTTCAAAGGCAGTCCCATCGCGCGGATACCGCTCGGGTCGATCACAAAGCCATGGGTTTCGAGGGCGGCCACCGCCATTTTGGGCGCCGACACCGACAAACTGCAGCCCGGCAGATCCCTGCGCAGCATGTTCAGTGATCTGTGAACGAGCACGCTGAGGATTTGCTCTTGATCGGGCCCTGGCTTTGAACAGAGATTCCAGAGGTTGGCATTGAGTGCAAGGTCACTGGTGGCACGAACAAAACCAACCAGTTCGCCGCTGCTTTCTTCGAGCACGCTCAGCTGCCAGAGGCTGTTGTCGAGGGCGCGCTGCCAATCGTCTTGGGAATGCGTGGTTTCCTGGCAGAAGGCCAGCAACTTGTTGAGAGACTCTGGCGTCGGGGCGCTTGATGTCTCCAACCGATAGCCGTTGGGGAGCTTTGGTGGGACAGATTGCTGGAGGAAAGGAAGCACGAGCGGGCCCTCAGCCTGTGTTCCGCATGCCGGCAGCGATGCCGTTCAGGGTGAGCAGAGCCCCGCGCAGCAATTCGCTGCGGCTATAGGTGCGACGGTCCTCTTCCATTCCTGGCGCTTCACTCATGGGGGGTTGCCGGTTCTGATCACGCAGTCGTTTCAGCAGAGCAACCTGGAGGAAGCCGAGGGGCACGATCGTGCGGTTGCGCAGATCGACTGAGAGTTGCAGCGCTTGATCTGCCCCAAGCAGCCGCGACTGCCCGGTGATGTCCAGCACCAGGGAGCGCGTTAGCTCGTATTCATCAGCAATGGTGCGGAAGATCCGCTCAAATGCCTCTCGGTTTTCGGAGGCCCCCAGGCTGGTCATGTAGTGATGGGCCAGATCCAGGTCCACCTTCGACAGCGTCATCTCCACTTTTGAGATCAGCATTCGGAAGAACGGCCATCGCTGGTGCAGGCGCCTGAGCAGATCCAACTGCTCAGGGTCGTCTTTGACCTCCGTGGCCAGTGCGGTCCCAAAGCCAAACCAGCTGGGCAGCAGAAAACGGCTCTGGGTCCAGCCGAAGACCCAGGGAATGGCCCGCAGGCTGGAGAGATCCTTGGCGCCTGTCTTGCGCCGAGCCGGACGACTGGAGATCTGTAGCTTGCTGATTTCTTCGATTGGCGTGACCTGCTGGAAGAAGGGAACAAGATCGGGGTTGTCGTGCACCAGAGCGCGATAGTGCTCGCGCGAGTGACCGGCGAGGCGGGTCATGAGCTGGTTCCAGCTCGGCGTCGCATCCAGCTGATTGGTGACGAGGCTGTTTTGAACCACCGCCGTGGTCATCGTTTCCAGGTTGTACAGCGCCAGTTCGGGCAGGCTGTATTTGGAGGCCAAGACCTCTCCCTGTTCAGTGATCTTGATGCGTCCCTGGAGTGTTCCACTCGGCTGGGCCAGGATCGCCTGGTAGGCCGGGCCACCGCCCCTGCTCACCGATCCGCCGCGTCCATGGAAGAGGCGTAGGGCGACACTATGGCGGCTGGCCAGCTCCTGCAGGGCCATCTGGGCCTGGTGAATCTCCCAGTTGCTGGATAGGAAGCCGGAGTCCTTGTTGCTGTCCGAATAGCCCAGCATCAGTTCCTGAAGCGGCAGACGCTGCCCCCCGATAAGTGGCAGCAACTGTCTGTAGAGGGGGGATTCGAACAGCTCCTTCATCACCTCTGGAGCCCGCTGCAGATCTTCGACGGTCTCGAAGAGGGGGACAACCAGTAATGAGGCGTGGTGGGCCGTTGGATCCACCAGGCCTGCCTCCTTCGCCAGCAGCAACACCTCAAGGAGATCGGAGCCCGTGTGACTCATGGAGATCACATAGGAGTTGCAGATGCGTTGCCCGAACTCCTGTTGAAGCCGTCGCAGCATTCCGAAGACCGCCATGGTCTCGGCTGTTGCGGCTGACCAGTCGACACCAGTGGGGACGAGAGGACGGCGGGTCTGAAGTTCGCGATGCAGCCAATCAACCCGTTCGGCTTCGTCCATCTCGCCGTATGGCCTGGGGAGTTCCAGGTAGCGAGTCAGTTCATCGATGGCGTCGCTGTGCCGGGTGCTCTCCTGCCGGATATCGAGGCTGGCCAGGGAGAACCCGAAGATATGCACCTGATTCAGGAGCGTCTCCAGTTGTTCACAACTCAGCTCGGTGCTCACCAGGCTGTTGCGAATCAGCTCGAGATCGCTGCGGAACTCATCAACCGCCATGTAGTGAAGGGTCTCTCCGACCTGCAGCCGGTCGATCCCCTGTGAGGCCACCTCCTGGGGGGTCTGCCAACCAGCTTCCGACAGCTGGTTGTTGCGCAACAGCGTCAGTTGCAAACGCTCGAGCACATAGCTCAGCTTCAGTCGATAAGGCTCAAGCCGATACCGGGCTGCTCGGTCTTCGTAGATTTCCGGGAAGCGCAGCCGGTCCATCTCAAGGGACTCCAGCAGCGCAGGAGCCACCTGGCTCCATTGCATCGAAATGCTGAGTTGATTGCGCAGATCCTGTACGGAGCGGATGTACCGCTCCAGCATCAGCTGACGCTGGTAGCAGGCTGTTTGCCAGGTGATCTCGGGGGTGACAGAGGGATTCCCATCCCGATCTGAGCCAACCCAGGAGCCGAAGGTGCAGAAGGCAGCCTGCGGAAATCTCACATCCGGGTAATGACGGCTCAGGGCTGAGGTGAGGCGCCGCCGCATCTGGGGCATGGCATCGAACAGCACCTGCTGGAAGTGATGCAACGTCGAGTCGACTTCGTCCAGCACAGTCGGCTTGAACTGGTGCAGTTCGTCGGTGCGCCACCAGAGACGAATCTCCTCCTCGAGTTGCTGGCGCAGCACCTCCTGTTCCTGACTGTTCGGCAGGGAATCCGATTGCAGGCGCTGCAGCAGATTCGCGACCCGCCTTTGCTTGCGACGCACGGTGTGGCGCACGATCTCGGTGGGATGAGCCGTGAAGACCAGACGGATGTCCAGTTCCTGAAGAAGGCTTTCGATCTGAGCAGGGGGAACATTCAGTCGACGCAGCCTTTCAAACAGTTCCCCGAAGGTGGCGGGATCGGTCTGGCTGGCCAGAGGGGGAGCAAAGGGATCGAAGGGTTGGCCCTGGTTCTGCGGTTGGCTCCGCGATGGAAGCAGGCTGTCGAGGTAGCCGTCCTCCTCGATTCGCTGTTCAACGATGTTGATCAGCTGGAAGTACAGCGAGAAGGCTCGGGCGGCCGCGATGGCTTCAGCCAGATCCATCGCCGTGATCAGATCGACAATCGCCTGACTGGTGCTGTCGCCGTCGCGCCCTTCCAGAGCAACAGGGTCGCTGAGTTGTTTCAGGCGAAGAACCCGTTCGCTCTGTTCGGCAGGACATTCACTGCGAAGAACCGTCTGCCAGAGATCCTCAATGAGTTCGAGACGCTGTTGCAGCAGCCCGCCCTTGCCGGTGACCACACCGTCGGCCCTGAGCAGGTCGCCCCCGGGAGCGTGGACGGTGGGCTGTTGCATCGACGCTCCGCAGGACTCTTCTTTGGACATGATCATCCCAAAGCGGCGCTTTCGCCGTGAGCCACCAGTTCTTGCTGCTCCATCGCGATGGCCCCATCGCGCAGCAGTGCACTGATGGAATGGCCCTGAGAGTGCACATCCAACCACCGCATCGCCTGGTTGCCCTGTTTCAGAAGCGTTCTGATCGGTTGCAGACGCTCCAACAGGCCAAGGCTCTCAGCCAGGGGTTCCATGCTTTCAAGCAGCTCCAAGATCCAGTCCCGGCAACGGATCGAGCGCCCGTCTTGCCAATGATTCAGGCGGGCCTCCAGGCTGGTCTGGGACGCGGCTGCATCGTTTTGATCGGCAAGTGTGGCCAGTTCTGCCAGCGATAGTTCACTGCTGCAGAGAGGATCCAGGCGTGTTTGTTGCTCAATCAGCGCCATCACGCGCAGTTCCAGGAAAACCGTGATCGCCATCAGATCGGCCGGGTCTGTCACGAGATCGCAGATCCGCAGCTCCAATCGATTCAGGGAGTAGGGACGTTCGGGTCCGTTCGGGCGCACGGAGGTCCAGAGATGGCGTTCGTTGCGCATCGCACCGCTGGCCAGTTGCTCCTCAACCCACTCGATGTAATGCCGATGGTTGATGAACAGTGGAACGTGCTCCGGGGTCAGCGGGAACTGCTGCCAACGTTGTGAGTGTTGCCCGCTGAGTTGTCCACCGATGAAGGGTGAGCTGGCGCTGAGGGACAGCAGCAGGGCGGCCTCGCAACGAATCAGCCGTACCGCTGCGAACAGCAGCTCCGGATCCGTCAGACCAAGATTGATGTGGACGCTGGCGGTCACGACCCGGGTTCCGTAGGTCGATTCGATCAGCGAGTGATATGGATTGGTCGGATCGGAGCGTTCGAAGCGCTCGCTGTCTCCGAGACTGAGTGTGCTTCCAGGAAGCAGGGTCAGGCCCTGGGGCGCCAGCCACTGCCGGAGCGTTCTGCGAGGTTGCAGCAGAGCTTCCTCGATGCGGTCATAGGACGCCTCGGGTTCGGTGATGTATTCCAGATTCCGCCGGTCTGGTTCTGTGACGAAGCCCGGCAGCTCTTGGGCAACCTGAGAAGCCACACCAACGTTTTCTCCGGAGGGTCTGCCGGTGAACAACTCCACCTCAAAGCCTTTGAGCAACAGGGCAGGGCTCATGAACCCGGAGGATTGAGACAGGCAAGTGCCGTGAGCATGCCGCGTGCCTTGTTGAGGGTCTCCTCGTATTCGGCAGCCGGGATTGAGTCTGCAACGATCCCAGCGCCGGCTTGCACTTTGACGTTGGTTCCTCCATCAGCTGCGGGCTGAACAACCATGGTGCGGATCGTGATGGCCGTATTCAACGCACCACAGAGATCCACAGATCCATACACGCCGGAATAGGGACCGCGGGCATCGGGCTCAAGGGCATTGATCAACTGCATTGCCCGAATCTTGGGCGCTCCGCTGACAGTGCCGGCGGGGAAAGCCGCTTTGAGGAGCTCCCAGACATTGTTCGTGGCGGTCAGTTGACCTTCCACCTCGCTCACGATGTGCATCACGTGGGAGTAGCGCTCGATGACCATGAGGTCACTGACTTTGACACTTCCCGGTCGGCAGACGCGGCCAAGGTCGTTACGGCCTAGATCCACAAGCATCACGTGCTCGGCCCGTTCTTTCGGGTCTGCGAGGAGATCGATTTCCAGTTCCCTGTCTTCAGAGGATGTGCGCCCACGGGGCCGGGTGCCGGCGATCGGTCGCAGGCTGGCGCGGACCCCTTCAGCGGCCGGTTCCGCATGCACCATGACTTCAGGACTGGAGCCGATCAGTTGCCAGTCTCCGAAATCGAAGAAGGCCATGTAGGGAGACGGATTCACCATCCTCAAGCTCCGGTAGAGCTCGAGGGGCTGCTGAGGAACGGTGGTTTCCAGCCTTTGACTGATCACGAGCTGGAACACATCCCCTGCAGCGATGTGATCGCGGGCGGTGCGAACGGACGATTCGAACTCTGCGCGACTTCGATTGCTCCTGACATTCCTGACCTCCGACGTGGCGGGTGTCCATGGCAATGCTGCGACGGAGGGCAGCGGCGCATTCATGCGACGACGCAGGTCATGGATTCGCCCAAGCGCGGCTGTCCAGGCCTCCTCTTCGCTCTCTGCCCGATCGATGTCGGCGTAGGCAACAGCGGTGATCAGCCGTTTCACCTGATCAAAAATCAGGACGGCATCCATGAGCATCCAAATGCCATCAGGAGGATCGTCTGCTGCTCTGGGATGAACTGGAACCGTTGACTCAATCCACTGGATCAGTTCATAGCCCCACATTCCGTAAAGCTGCCCCAGTGGGGGAAGTCCAGGCAAGTTGCCACAGCGATAGTCGCTGAGGCACTGCTGGAGGGCCTCCAGAGGGTTGCCCTGAAAGGTGTCCTGATCACCATTGCGCCACCGCCTGGTCAAGCAGTCGCCCCTCGCCGATGCGGTCCAGAGTGGATCGCAGGCCACAACGCTCCACCGGCCCAGGGTCTCCCCACCCTCCACCGATTCGAGGAGGACTCCGGGAGGATGATCCGCTCCCACCTTGATCCAGGTGGTGAGAGGAGTCTCCAGGTCTGCCGGCCAGCTTTCCGCCAGTGGAATCAGGTTGGCGCCAGCAGCAGCAGCCTCGCGAAAGGCACTGCGATCAGGATTGAACATGCGCGCATCCTGCCAGCTTCAGCAGTGTTCAAAAAACACTGAAGAGTCTGGGATTCAGCCGTCGTAGGTGTTGCGGCCGCTGAATTTGATGTTCGCTGGATTGACGTTCTGGCCGATACGACGGGGATTGTGCCCGACTATGGGGCGACCTTCGTTGACCTTCTCAGGGAAAACGCCGTCGGCAGGGTGCAGGAACTCGGTGTCTCCGCCAGGGAAAATCCGGTAGATCTTGTAGTTCTCGATCCGAGGCTTGAACTTGGTTCTCAGCTGTGTTCCCAGTGCCAGGCACTGCTCTTTGCGGGCGAAATACATGAGGTTGTCGCCCTCGTTCATCATCGCCGCGCCTCCCGTTGGGAGCTCGAAGGCCTGGGCGCTCGCACTGTTCCAGGTGATCGCGTACTTCTCTTCGGTCTCAGCGGAATTCAACAGGCCGCCAGTGCTGCCGATGTACTGAGGAAGTTGACCGTTCAACGCCGATGCTGTCATGGGCTGCAGGACTCCAGACGGGCCATTACGACTGGAAAGTAGCACTGCGACCGGGCCCTGATTCCCACTCTGATCACAACCGTCACACCCCTTCATCCAGTCTCGAACGCAACAGGGAAAAACACAGTGAGATTTCGGTCTTCCCGTTGCCGGTAGCGTCCGCCAAGGCTGGCCAGCAGCTGGCGGGTTGCCTGCTGGCTCAGCTGGAGGCTGCCGGTACTGGGGTCCCAGCTCAGGACGGCACCGACCTTGGCTGTCTGGGAGGGCTCCTGTCCCGTCAGCTCGGATGGACCCGTTTCCCGACTCGGTGGCTGCGCAAGGATCTCAAGCTTGAGGCGAGCGCCTGCGGCACCAAGCAGCAGCGTCAGGCCGCTGCCCGACGGGAGCCCGCGACTGGCCCGGTCAATCAAACCGCCGAGCATCGGCTCCAAACGCCTTGGATCACTGAGCACGAGCGGAAGCCCTG
Coding sequences within:
- a CDS encoding CAAD domain-containing protein, which codes for MSDATTEVKDAAETQDSAVDSGTGAPDEGTSFAERYSDVLGKVNETLDQVDWNQMGRIGKIVGIFAAVIVAQILIKGILDTINLLPVVPGLLELLGVVVVGQWSWKNLTTSDKRNALIKKVQTLRQEYLG
- a CDS encoding M67 family metallopeptidase — its product is MHFVPSLLCLNHQCLTVLDCNFRARYPEEGCALLLGPIPTQSHWLVNTVWPCCNVWQPPEERTSCFAIDPREQLAAQRWARGKGLQPLAVAHSHPGTAAFPSEQDRRLGLPEALMLITDRDGLPRAWWLDADRRVTSIPMEVWDSGRSQGACL
- the moeB gene encoding molybdopterin-synthase adenylyltransferase MoeB, whose product is MTTSSTGSNNDLTPAERERYSRHLLLPEVGTDGQKRLRAASVLCVGCGGLGSPLLLYLAAAGVGRIGIVDGDVVELSNLQRQVIHGEGWLGRSKAQSAASRIADLNSGCRVDVHEQMLSIENALDLIAPYDLVCDGTDNFPTRFLVNDACVLLGKPLIYGSVQRFVGQVSVFNRTADSPNYRDLLTEPPPPGEVPSCAEAGVMGVMPGLIGLLQASEAIKLITDIGLPLDGRLLVVDALTMRFRELTLKVDPARQPIENLIDYRQFCRPELLAMDSISVTELNALLEAEADDVVLIDVRNPSEAEVASIAGSHLIPMSTIENGEAVDQVRSLAQGKRLYVHCKLGGRSARAVQMLGSHGIEAINVDGGIDAWAQLIDAEMARY
- a CDS encoding cob(I)yrinic acid a,c-diamide adenosyltransferase codes for the protein MPRSIGIVTAADSRERSQGQLHVYDGEGKGKSQAALGVVLRTIGLGICEQRRTRVLLLRFLKGPGRSYDEDAAIEALQQGFPHLIDQLRTGRADHFTAEESTRFDREEAERGWVIAKGAIASALYSVVVLDELNPVLDLGLLDIDDVVRTLANRPEGMEIIVTGRAAPAPLIQEADLHSEMRAHRRPGLDNDHVIPLTMSSGIEIYTGEGKGKSTSALGKALQAIGRGISQDKSHRVLILQWLKGGTGYTEDAAIAALRESYPHLVDHLRSGRDAIVWRGQQEPIDYVEAERAWEIARAAISSGLYKTVILDELNPTVDLELLPVEPIVQTLLRKPLETEVIITGRCKTPPAYFDLASIHSEMVCHKHYAEQGVDLKRGVDY
- the larE gene encoding ATP-dependent sacrificial sulfur transferase LarE → MFRLQETLPAREAEQLERLRHWFRQWQPDRPLICVAYSGGVDSTLVAAIAHEQQGECALAVTGVSPALAPHLLQEARTQAGWIGIRHQECRTRELDNPAYRSNPQDRCYACKQELHEHLSQVIAAAEGGLVIDGVNLDDLGDHRPGIQAAREAGVRSPLAELGIDKAAIRQLSQALGFPWWDKPAQPCLASRFPYGESITADRLRRVGAAEAWLIQRGFNRIRVRSQGLAARIEIPRDQISTLIALAEKEPLVSELMALGFTSVSVDLEGLVSGKLNRR
- the speD gene encoding adenosylmethionine decarboxylase translates to MKQSLSDLHPNPGWGDNQPNGSEPAATSGATDMVGKHCILELYDCDQTRLNDEAFLRTAITTAAKRAGATLLNLITHRFEPQGVTGLALLAESHISIHTWPENGYAAVDVFTCGDHTMPEEACRVMSEELRASRHALRSFLRETPAALTTEIRTPSPMSISI
- the recF gene encoding DNA replication/repair protein RecF, with protein sequence MTLRGFRNQTNLQLELTHPRLLVIGSNGIGKSNLLEAVELLGTLRSHRCSQDRDLIQWSASQATLRAELREGDRLELELRRSGGRQARRNGKLLNRQMDLIGPLRCIGFSALDLDLVRGEPALRRQWLDRVVLQLEPIYADLISRFSRLLRQRSQLWKRIATVSNQERAGLLDAFDLQMALVSTRIHRRRQRALHRLEPLARQWQEHLSQGTEKLELRYRPGSTLEADEAEEPWRLAIEEQLKQQRPEEERLGSCRVGPHRDEIELMLSGSPARRFGSAGQQRTLVLALKLAELELLTQLCGEPPLLLLDDVLAELDPTRQQLLLEAVGTSHQCLVSATHLEAFDGGWRQEAQILNESDLNNALNVR
- a CDS encoding GNAT family acetyltransferase encodes the protein MLPFLQQSVPPKLPNGYRLETSSAPTPESLNKLLAFCQETTHSQDDWQRALDNSLWQLSVLEESSGELVGFVRATSDLALNANLWNLCSKPGPDQEQILSVLVHRSLNMLRRDLPGCSLSVSAPKMAVAALETHGFVIDPSGIRAMGLPLKPARKPE